The genomic segment CCGCCAGCCGCCATGCGGCCTTCTCGCAGTCGAGTGAAGGTAAGCAGATCCGGGCTTTGTTGCAACGCGTAACCGGCCAGCGCATCGGCGCCATCGCAGCCTTGCACTGGCAGAGTCAGGCGCTCGGGCCAAGCGCTGTCGAGGTTGCCCTGATTGCTGAGGCTGATGTCATAGAGGCCATTATCTTCGGAGAGTTGCAGGCTCAAGCGACTATTTAGTGCGTCGCCACGAGCGACAGCGCGCAATGTCGTCAGGCTCCAGGCACGCCGGTCGTTTGGCAGGGGCAGGCGGAACCAGATCAATCCCGCGAGATGGGCCGGTGGATGCTGGCGCAATTCGCCAGCAAGGGCGCTTAATTGCTGTGGATCAGCGAGCAATTCCCGGCGTTCACCGCCCTGCTCGATCGGCACTTCGCTTTCCACCCGCGGTGCACCCTCGGTGCTCGACAACAGCGCCACACCATAGGCAGGCAAAGCCAGATAAAACGGCTTGTCCGTAACGCGACTCCAGGCCCTGGCCCATTTTTTTGCCTGATCGGGGTCGAACAAGCCAAGACGCGGATCGCTCACCGCATGCACCTGCAACACGCTGCTGTCGACGGTAGCCAGCAACGCCGGCAATTCGGGGCTGTCGAGCCAGGCCGGCAATGCAGTGATGCTCAGCGGCAAGGACGCCGGCAGCGCGGCGCGCAGGTGACCGAGAAACTCCCGATAGGCCGGCAATCTGGCGTTGCCCGCATCATGGTCGATTTCCACGCCAGCCAGGGTCAGCCCCTGCCTTTGCCAATCGCCCAGCACTTGCTGGACCTGCGCAATGACCGCGTCCTGATCCAGGGTCTTGAGCTGACCATCGAGGCGAATCACCGCAATCAGTGGCCGACCATCGCGCTTGAGCAACACCGGGTCGATCAACGCACGGCGCCAGCCATCCTGTGGAAAAGCCTGGAGCGCCAGCACGCGCAAGGTCGAGAAATCCGCACGGCTGTCATGCAATGCGGCCTCGTGGGCCGGGGTCCACTGGCGTTGCCAGATATAGAGTTGTTGATCGAGGGGCGGCGTGGGACGTTGTTCACAGCCGTTGAGCAATAGAGCGGCGAACAACAGTGACAGCCGAATGAAAAACACCATGAAATCCTTGAGCCGTGATAACGCAAACCCTAGCGTACACAAAACCCTGTGGGAGCGAGCCTGCTCGCGAGGGCGGTGTGTCAGCCGGCATCAATGTTGGATGGAAAACCGGCTTCGCGAGCAGGCTCGCTCCCACAGTGATGGTGGTGTCAGCCAGGGATTATTCGGCCAGCGGTTTGCGCGCAATGATCACCTGACTCTTGGCCACCACCGCATCCAGTGCGCTTTTGATCTGCGCGCCGCGTGGCGAATCCAGGACCTTCTGCCAGGTTTCAGCCCAGCTATTGAGCATCGGATGATCGGCGTTGCCGAGATCGACCCCGGACTCCCAGAACAGCAGCATCCACATCGACCAGTAGAACCCGTACTGACTATGACTGAGCACTTCCAGGCCGGCGTCGCTGACCATCGCCTTGAACTGCTCTTCGGTGATGATGCGAATGTGGTTGGGCTTCTCGAAGTACTCTGGCGCGGCGATGCCCTTTTGCAGATTTTCCGAGCTGGGGTGCGGCACGCTGAGCAAATACAACGCGCCAGGCTTGCCGACGCGCGCCAGCTCGGCGAGAAATTGCGCCGGATCGTCGACATGCTCAATCACCTCGGTGGACACCACCCGTGTGGCGGTGCCATCAGCGATCGGCAATGGATTGCAGTCGGTGACATGGCATTCGATGTCCCGAGCCGGCGTATCGCCCAGGCGCTGGCGGGTCGATTCGACCTTGGCCGCGTCGATGTCGGCAATGACGATCTTCGCCCCGCGCATACCGCAGAAATGCACGTTGCCTCCGTCGCCACATCCCACGTCCAGCACCGTGTCTTCAGGGCTGATCAGAAACCCCGGAAACAGCTCGTTGGTTTGCTGGTTGAACCAGCCGCTGAGCGTCGCGTCGAACAAGCCGAGCTGGAACGGATCAACCTTGTCGACCACAGCAACCTCTGGTGTCACCGGCTGTGCGGGCGCGGGCGTGCCCGCCGTGAGTTTCTTCAAAAGGCTCAGCATGAGGTGGCTCCAGAGGATGAGACGGCGGCGCGAGACGTGCCCAGGCGTTTGACCAGGGCGGCGCCACGGTTGCGCATGGGCATTTCGACAAAGCGGTAGTTAAGCTCGCTCAACAGCACAATCAACGCGCCCGCCAGCAGCAGGGTCAGGATCGGGTGACCAGCCGGGTTGGGCAGTTGGGCGGCCTGCAAGCGAAAGGTAAACTCGCGCACCAGCAGATAGGCCGGGATGTGAATCAGATAAATACCGTAGGAGCGGCTGCCGACCCAGCTCATCAGGCTTTTCAGCCGCCCTGCCGGCAGCAGGTAATCACGGTTGTAAGACGCCAGCCAGACCAGCACCGCACTGAGTACGGCAATCGCGCCAATACGGTAGTTGGTGAAGGTGAAACGATCAGTGGCCATCACACTTAGCGCCAGTGCCAACACCAGCAGAACCGAAATGCCCGCCCAGGGCCGGCGTAAAAAGGTCGGCTCCCAGCGCACGTAGGATGGCTGCGCACTCCACATCGCCAGCAAGATACCCAGGGCCAGCGCGTCGGTGCGCACCACCATCAGGATCGGCGTGCGCAACGTGAATAGCTGCACTGCCACCAACGCCACCAACGCCCAGACCAGATGCTTGCGGCAAACCAGTATCAGCAGCGGAAACAGCAGGTAGAACTGCTCCTCCAGCGACAGGCTCCAGTAGACGAAACTGGTCCCGTATTCGTAGTTGTAGAAACTGTCGGCAAAGCGAAAATTGGCATATTGCGCCACGCCTGCCAGGGTCGCCTGCCAGTTGGCGTGCAACGTGCCGAACGCCCCCGAGCGGTTGATAAACACGCAGGCGAGCAGCATCAGCGCCAGCCATAACCACGCCGACGGCAGCAAACGAAAGACCCGCCTCAGCCAGAAGTTGCGGGTCTGCTGCCAGTATTGCTGACGGGTGCTGCACCCTTGCAACGCCGGTATCAGACTGCGGGCAATGACAAACCCGGAGATGGCGAAAAACAGATCGACCCCCCACCAGGGTTGTCCCCAGCCGTGGATTTTTTCCAGCAACGGTACGGTATCGGTGAACAGGCTGCCTTGCAGGTGATGGAACAGCACGCCCAGCACCGCAATGCCGCGCAGCAGCTCGATGTCCATGATTCGTTTAGTGCTCATACCTGGGGAGATTCCAAGGCTGGCTCGACGCTGGTTTCGAACAGCTGGGCGAAAAATACCTTCAAGCGCTGTTCGGTTGTGGCCTGACTGCAGAACCTTTCAAGACTCGCCACCGCGTGGGCGGACATCTGCGCATAGCGCTGAGGATCATCTTTCGCCACCTCGTAGCTGGAGCGATAGGCCGCGCATAGCGACGTCCAGTTGGTGACGTAACGCAAGGTGCGGAAGGCCTTGCGTGGGTCGTGGGGCCAGGCGGTCAGTTCGTCTGTGGTGTCGATAATGAACGCGTTGTCGTCGTCCAGATAATCGATCATCGCCGTGGTGCGCGGCGCCACCGCCGGTTTGCCGCAGGACATGAACTCCATCAGCGGCAGGCATTGGCCTTCACCGTAGGCGGTGTTCACCACGTAACGGGTGGCTTGCACCAGACGCTCGTAATCCGCATCCGCCAAATAGCCGTAAATCAGTACGATGCGGCAGCGGTAGGACTGGTTTTTGTACAGGTGATGAAGAATATCGGTCAGGGCTTCTTCGGCATCGTGGTGCGTCAGCTTGAACACCAGCGTGGCGTCTTCGACGTCGC from the Pseudomonas sp. N3-W genome contains:
- a CDS encoding DUF3142 domain-containing protein; its protein translation is MVFFIRLSLLFAALLLNGCEQRPTPPLDQQLYIWQRQWTPAHEAALHDSRADFSTLRVLALQAFPQDGWRRALIDPVLLKRDGRPLIAVIRLDGQLKTLDQDAVIAQVQQVLGDWQRQGLTLAGVEIDHDAGNARLPAYREFLGHLRAALPASLPLSITALPAWLDSPELPALLATVDSSVLQVHAVSDPRLGLFDPDQAKKWARAWSRVTDKPFYLALPAYGVALLSSTEGAPRVESEVPIEQGGERRELLADPQQLSALAGELRQHPPAHLAGLIWFRLPLPNDRRAWSLTTLRAVARGDALNSRLSLQLSEDNGLYDISLSNQGNLDSAWPERLTLPVQGCDGADALAGYALQQSPDLLTFTRLREGRMAAGGQRAIGWARCAKIDQGASHVDP
- a CDS encoding acyltransferase; translated protein: MSTKRIMDIELLRGIAVLGVLFHHLQGSLFTDTVPLLEKIHGWGQPWWGVDLFFAISGFVIARSLIPALQGCSTRQQYWQQTRNFWLRRVFRLLPSAWLWLALMLLACVFINRSGAFGTLHANWQATLAGVAQYANFRFADSFYNYEYGTSFVYWSLSLEEQFYLLFPLLILVCRKHLVWALVALVAVQLFTLRTPILMVVRTDALALGILLAMWSAQPSYVRWEPTFLRRPWAGISVLLVLALALSVMATDRFTFTNYRIGAIAVLSAVLVWLASYNRDYLLPAGRLKSLMSWVGSRSYGIYLIHIPAYLLVREFTFRLQAAQLPNPAGHPILTLLLAGALIVLLSELNYRFVEMPMRNRGAALVKRLGTSRAAVSSSGATSC
- a CDS encoding class I SAM-dependent methyltransferase, translated to MLSLLKKLTAGTPAPAQPVTPEVAVVDKVDPFQLGLFDATLSGWFNQQTNELFPGFLISPEDTVLDVGCGDGGNVHFCGMRGAKIVIADIDAAKVESTRQRLGDTPARDIECHVTDCNPLPIADGTATRVVSTEVIEHVDDPAQFLAELARVGKPGALYLLSVPHPSSENLQKGIAAPEYFEKPNHIRIITEEQFKAMVSDAGLEVLSHSQYGFYWSMWMLLFWESGVDLGNADHPMLNSWAETWQKVLDSPRGAQIKSALDAVVAKSQVIIARKPLAE